The following proteins are co-located in the Citrobacter freundii ATCC 8090 = MTCC 1658 = NBRC 12681 genome:
- the rhmD gene encoding L-rhamnonate dehydratase, producing the protein MTLPKIKHVRAWFTGGATAEKGAGGGDYHDQSANHWIDDHIATPMSKYHEYEQSRQSFGINVLGTLIVEVEAENGQTGFAVSTAGEMGCFIVEKHLNRFIEGKCVSDIKLIHDQMLGATMYYSGSGGLVMNTISCVDLALWDLFGKVVGLPVYKLLGGAVRDEIQFYATGARPDLAKEMGFIGGKMPTHWGPQDGDAGIRKDAAMVADMREKCGPDFWLMLDCWMSQDVNYATKLAHACAPYNLKWIEECLPPQQYEGYRELKRNAPAGMMVTSGEHHGTLQSFRTLSETGIDIMQPDVGWCGGLTTLVEIAAIAKSRGQLVVPHGSSVYSHHAVITFTNTPFSEFLMTSPDCSTMRPQFDPILLDEPVPVNGRIHKSVLDKPGFGVELNRDCNLKRPYSH; encoded by the coding sequence ATGACCCTACCTAAAATTAAACACGTCCGCGCCTGGTTTACCGGTGGTGCCACGGCGGAAAAAGGCGCTGGCGGTGGTGACTATCACGATCAGAGCGCTAACCATTGGATTGACGATCATATCGCCACGCCAATGAGTAAATACCATGAATACGAGCAATCGCGTCAGTCTTTTGGTATCAACGTGTTAGGAACGCTGATTGTTGAGGTAGAAGCTGAGAACGGGCAGACCGGTTTTGCCGTGTCGACGGCAGGGGAGATGGGTTGCTTTATTGTAGAAAAGCATCTCAATCGTTTTATTGAAGGGAAATGCGTTAGCGATATCAAACTCATTCATGACCAGATGCTCGGCGCAACAATGTATTACTCCGGTTCTGGCGGTCTGGTGATGAACACCATCTCGTGCGTAGATCTGGCACTGTGGGATCTGTTCGGCAAAGTGGTGGGTTTACCGGTCTACAAGCTGTTGGGTGGCGCGGTACGAGACGAAATTCAATTCTACGCGACGGGCGCGCGTCCGGATCTGGCAAAGGAGATGGGCTTTATTGGCGGCAAAATGCCAACTCACTGGGGGCCGCAAGATGGGGATGCCGGGATCCGCAAAGATGCAGCAATGGTCGCTGATATGCGCGAAAAATGTGGCCCTGATTTTTGGCTGATGCTCGACTGTTGGATGAGTCAGGATGTGAACTATGCCACCAAACTGGCTCATGCCTGCGCGCCGTATAATCTGAAGTGGATCGAAGAGTGTCTGCCACCGCAGCAGTATGAAGGCTATCGCGAACTGAAACGCAACGCCCCTGCAGGGATGATGGTCACCAGCGGTGAACACCATGGAACGCTACAATCTTTCCGCACCCTATCTGAAACCGGCATCGACATAATGCAGCCGGATGTAGGCTGGTGCGGTGGGTTAACCACGTTAGTAGAAATTGCCGCTATTGCGAAATCACGCGGACAGCTGGTGGTGCCGCATGGCTCATCGGTCTACTCGCATCATGCGGTGATTACGTTCACCAACACCCCATTCAGTGAGTTTTTGATGACCAGCCCGGATTGCTCAACGATGCGCCCACAGTTTGATCCGATCCTTCTGGACGAACCCGTACCCGTCAATGGCCGCATTCATAAGTCGGTGCTCGACAAACCGGGATTTGGCGTCGAACTTAACCGCGACTGCAATCTGAAGCGCCCTTATAGCCACTAA
- a CDS encoding IclR family transcriptional regulator — protein sequence MLESSKVPALTRAIEILNLIARIGPCSAATIIETLGIPKSTAYLLLNELKRQRFISIDHQENYCLWTKLVELSGHALSKMDLRELARPRLTQLMDETGLLCHLGIIDHESAYYILKVESSSTISVRSHEGKSLSLYRSGIGKCLLAWQPAAVRKAIIEQLIWEQATPTTITKPQQLKDELERIRQRGWSFDNGEDYPDVRCVAAPVFNASNELTAAISVVGTCLQINEENRDYLAGKAISCAKDISRLLGWKSPFDSLAS from the coding sequence ATGTTGGAATCAAGTAAAGTTCCCGCTCTCACCAGGGCGATTGAAATACTCAATCTCATTGCGCGTATCGGCCCATGCAGTGCCGCCACCATCATAGAAACGCTGGGTATTCCAAAAAGTACCGCGTATCTGTTACTGAACGAACTGAAACGTCAACGCTTCATCAGCATTGATCATCAGGAGAATTACTGCCTGTGGACCAAGCTGGTTGAACTGTCGGGACATGCCCTGAGCAAGATGGATTTACGTGAACTGGCCCGTCCACGGTTGACACAACTGATGGATGAGACCGGACTGCTTTGCCATCTGGGGATCATCGACCACGAAAGCGCGTATTACATCCTGAAAGTAGAGTCATCATCGACTATCAGCGTGCGCTCCCACGAAGGGAAAAGTCTTTCGCTCTATCGCTCGGGTATCGGCAAATGTCTGCTGGCCTGGCAACCTGCCGCCGTACGTAAAGCCATTATTGAACAACTGATATGGGAACAGGCAACGCCGACCACTATCACCAAACCACAGCAGTTGAAGGACGAGCTTGAGCGTATTCGTCAGCGTGGATGGAGCTTTGATAATGGCGAAGATTATCCCGATGTTCGCTGCGTCGCAGCGCCAGTTTTTAACGCTAGCAATGAGCTGACCGCCGCGATTTCAGTGGTTGGCACGTGTCTGCAAATTAACGAAGAGAACCGTGATTATCTGGCTGGTAAAGCGATTTCCTGCGCCAAAGATATTTCACGCCTGCTGGGATGGAAAAGTCCCTTCGACTCACTTGCTTCATAA
- a CDS encoding nicotinamide mononucleotide deamidase-related protein YfaY — protein MLNVEMLSTGDEVLHGQIVDTNAAWLADFFFNQGLPLTRRNTVGDNLNDLVAVLRERSEHADVLIVNGGLGPTSDDLSALAAATAKGEGLVLHEAWLAEMERYFRDRGRVMAPSNRKQAELPASAEFINNPVGTACGFALKLNRCLMFFTPGVPSEFKVMVEHEILPRLRERFSLAQPPLCLRLTTFGRSESELAQSLDPLTLPPGVTMGYRSSMPIIELKLTGPDSQRKAMLALWPEVKRVAGQNMIFEGTEGLPAQIARTLQERQYSLTLSEQFTGGLVALQLSRANAPLLASEVVPPQEETLAQTAHWVTERRSKHYAGLALAISAFENEHINFALATPNGTYGLRVRLNANRYSLSIRQEVCAMMALNMLRRWLNGQDIASEHGWIEVVESLMLPA, from the coding sequence ATGTTAAACGTGGAGATGCTATCCACCGGGGATGAAGTGTTGCACGGACAAATCGTCGACACCAATGCCGCCTGGCTGGCCGATTTTTTCTTTAATCAGGGTTTACCGCTAACACGCCGCAACACGGTAGGTGACAATCTTAACGATTTAGTCGCCGTTTTGCGTGAGCGTAGCGAACACGCCGATGTACTGATCGTTAATGGCGGTTTGGGGCCAACCAGCGATGATTTGAGCGCGCTGGCAGCGGCAACGGCAAAAGGAGAAGGGTTGGTGTTGCATGAAGCATGGCTCGCCGAGATGGAACGATATTTTCGCGATCGTGGCCGCGTGATGGCGCCAAGTAACCGCAAACAGGCTGAACTTCCCGCCAGCGCGGAGTTTATCAATAATCCGGTGGGTACCGCGTGCGGGTTCGCCCTGAAGCTTAACCGCTGCCTGATGTTCTTTACACCGGGTGTACCGTCAGAATTTAAAGTCATGGTTGAGCATGAGATCCTGCCGCGTTTGCGTGAGCGTTTCTCTTTGGCTCAGCCCCCGTTATGCCTGCGATTAACCACCTTTGGCCGTTCTGAAAGTGAGCTGGCACAAAGCCTGGATCCGCTGACTTTGCCACCGGGCGTAACAATGGGATATCGCTCCTCAATGCCGATTATTGAGCTGAAGCTGACCGGGCCGGATTCCCAACGTAAAGCGATGCTGGCGCTGTGGCCAGAAGTTAAGCGAGTTGCCGGACAGAATATGATTTTCGAAGGTACGGAAGGCTTGCCCGCACAAATTGCCCGCACGTTACAGGAACGGCAATACAGCCTGACGCTGAGCGAACAATTTACCGGTGGTCTGGTCGCGTTGCAGCTTTCTCGCGCTAATGCTCCGTTGTTGGCGAGTGAAGTGGTTCCGCCCCAGGAAGAAACGCTGGCGCAAACGGCGCATTGGGTAACAGAGCGACGTAGCAAACATTATGCCGGGCTGGCTTTGGCGATATCAGCTTTCGAAAACGAACATATTAACTTTGCGCTGGCCACCCCCAATGGGACATATGGTTTGCGCGTTCGGCTGAACGCTAATCGCTACAGCTTGTCGATTCGTCAGGAAGTGTGCGCAATGATGGCGCTAAATATGCTGCGCCGTTGGCTTAACGGACAGGATATTGCCAGTGAGCACGGCTGGATCGAAGTGGTGGAATCTTTGATGCTACCTGCCTGA
- a CDS encoding YfaZ family protein gives MKKSLLLGFAGMLFVSASANAISINGQAGEDYTNLGFGMGTETTGLAVSGNWMHNDDDGDVAGLGLGLNIPLGPLLATVGGKGVYTNPNDGDEGYAAAVGGGLQWPIGDSIRLFGEYYYSPDSLSSGIDSYEEANAGARLTIMRPLSIEAGYRYLNLAGKDGNRDNAIADGPYVGVNASF, from the coding sequence ATGAAAAAAAGTTTACTGTTGGGTTTTGCCGGAATGCTGTTTGTTTCTGCTTCGGCAAACGCGATTAGCATCAACGGTCAGGCTGGCGAAGACTACACCAACCTTGGATTCGGTATGGGTACTGAGACCACCGGTCTGGCCGTCAGCGGCAACTGGATGCATAATGATGACGACGGCGATGTTGCTGGGCTGGGCCTGGGGCTGAATATCCCGCTGGGTCCACTGTTGGCGACCGTTGGTGGTAAAGGTGTTTATACCAATCCAAACGATGGCGATGAAGGTTATGCTGCGGCTGTCGGTGGTGGTTTACAGTGGCCGATCGGCGACAGCATTCGTCTGTTTGGTGAGTACTATTACTCTCCTGATTCGCTTTCCAGCGGTATCGACAGCTATGAAGAAGCAAATGCCGGTGCGCGTTTGACCATTATGCGTCCGCTGAGTATCGAAGCCGGTTATCGTTACCTGAACCTGGCAGGTAAAGATGGTAACCGTGATAACGCAATTGCTGATGGCCCGTACGTTGGGGTTAACGCCAGCTTCTAA
- the nudI gene encoding nucleoside triphosphatase NudI — protein MRQRTIVCPLIQNDGCYLLCKMADDRGVFPGQWALSGGGVEPGERIEEALRREVREELGEQLVLSEITPWTFSDDIRTKTYADGSQEEIYMIYLIFDCVAANREVNINEEFQAFAWVKAEDLGTYDLNIATRKTLTLKGLL, from the coding sequence ATGCGCCAAAGAACAATTGTTTGCCCATTAATTCAAAACGATGGCTGCTATTTACTCTGCAAAATGGCTGACGACCGCGGTGTGTTTCCCGGTCAGTGGGCGCTGTCTGGCGGTGGCGTTGAGCCGGGTGAGCGCATCGAAGAAGCTTTGCGCCGGGAAGTGAGAGAGGAGCTGGGCGAGCAGCTGGTGTTATCAGAAATTACGCCATGGACTTTCAGTGACGATATTCGTACTAAAACGTACGCGGATGGCAGCCAGGAAGAGATTTATATGATTTATCTCATCTTCGATTGTGTGGCAGCTAATCGTGAAGTGAACATTAACGAAGAGTTCCAGGCGTTCGCTTGGGTTAAAGCGGAAGATCTTGGCACCTACGACTTAAATATCGCCACACGTAAAACGTTAACCTTGAAAGGGTTACTGTAA
- the arnB gene encoding UDP-4-amino-4-deoxy-L-arabinose aminotransferase has translation MSDFLPFSRPAMGAEELAAVKAVLDSGWITTGPKNQQLEEAFCQLTGNQHAVAVCSATAGMHITLMALGIGAGDEVITPSMTWVSTLNMIVLLGATPVMVDVDRDTLMVTPEQIEAAITPRTKAIVPVHYAGAPADLDAIYAIGERYGIPVIEDAAHAVGTLYKGRHVGARGTAIFSFHAIKNVTCAEGGLIVTDDSQLAQRLRSLKFHGLGVDAFDRQTYGRAPQAEVLAPGYKYNLTDINAAIALVQLNKLEQLNSRRAQIAQQYQQALADTPFQPLDLPRWPHVHAWHLFIIRVDETRCGLSRDALMEALKTKDIGTGLHFRAAHTQKYYRERFTTLSLPNTEWNSARICSLPLFPDMTEADTQRVITALREIAGQ, from the coding sequence ATGTCTGACTTTTTGCCTTTCTCTCGCCCGGCAATGGGTGCTGAAGAGCTTGCCGCTGTAAAAGCGGTGCTGGACTCTGGATGGATAACCACTGGCCCGAAGAACCAACAGTTGGAAGAAGCCTTCTGCCAGCTCACAGGAAATCAACACGCCGTCGCCGTCTGCTCTGCCACGGCGGGTATGCACATCACACTGATGGCGTTGGGCATAGGTGCAGGCGATGAGGTCATTACGCCGTCAATGACGTGGGTTTCCACCCTCAACATGATTGTCTTGCTGGGTGCGACGCCAGTCATGGTCGACGTCGACCGCGATACGCTTATGGTCACACCTGAGCAAATTGAAGCCGCTATTACCCCTCGAACCAAAGCCATTGTTCCAGTACATTACGCAGGCGCCCCCGCCGATCTTGACGCGATTTATGCCATTGGCGAGCGTTATGGCATCCCGGTAATAGAAGATGCTGCCCATGCCGTAGGGACATTGTATAAGGGCCGTCATGTCGGTGCGCGCGGTACGGCAATCTTCTCGTTTCACGCCATTAAAAATGTCACCTGTGCGGAAGGTGGACTGATCGTTACCGACGACAGCCAGCTTGCCCAGCGGCTTCGCAGCCTGAAGTTTCACGGTCTGGGCGTTGATGCTTTTGATCGACAAACCTATGGCCGGGCACCGCAGGCCGAAGTGCTTGCGCCAGGATACAAATACAACCTGACGGATATCAATGCCGCTATTGCGTTGGTACAGCTGAATAAGCTGGAGCAACTGAATTCACGCCGGGCGCAAATTGCCCAGCAATATCAGCAGGCGCTGGCTGATACGCCATTTCAACCGCTGGACCTGCCCCGGTGGCCGCACGTTCATGCCTGGCACTTATTCATCATTCGTGTTGACGAAACCCGCTGCGGGCTGAGCAGAGATGCCCTGATGGAAGCGCTGAAGACTAAAGATATCGGCACCGGTCTGCATTTTCGTGCAGCCCATACGCAAAAATATTATCGCGAACGCTTCACTACCCTTTCGCTCCCAAATACTGAATGGAACAGCGCGCGCATCTGCTCGCTGCCGTTATTCCCAGACATGACCGAAGCGGATACCCAGCGGGTCATTACGGCACTTCGCGAGATTGCAGGACAATAA
- the arnC gene encoding undecaprenyl-phosphate 4-deoxy-4-formamido-L-arabinose transferase, with amino-acid sequence MFEAAPIKKVSVVIPVFNEQESLPELIRRTSAACEKLGKDYEILLIDDGSSDNSAQLMMNASQAPNSHIVSILLNRNYGQHSAIMAGFSHVTGDLIITLDADLQNPPEEIPRLVATADEGFDVVGTVRQNRQDSVFRKTASRMINHLIQRTTGKAMGDYGCMLRAYRRHIVDAMLHCQERSTFIPILANIFARRATEIPVHHAEREFGDSKYSFMRLINLMYDLVTCLTTTPLRMLSLLGSVIAATGFTLSVLLVVLRLTLGPQWAAEGVFMLFAVLFTFIGAQFIGMGLLGEYIGRIYNDVRARPRYFVQHVIRPQTTQSTEENRA; translated from the coding sequence ATGTTTGAAGCAGCACCAATCAAAAAAGTCTCGGTGGTCATTCCCGTTTTTAATGAACAGGAAAGCCTGCCAGAGTTAATCAGACGCACCAGCGCCGCCTGCGAGAAATTGGGTAAAGACTATGAAATTCTGCTAATCGACGACGGCAGCAGTGACAATTCCGCTCAGTTGATGATGAACGCCTCCCAGGCACCAAACAGCCATATTGTTTCTATTTTGCTGAATCGCAATTACGGACAACACTCGGCGATTATGGCCGGTTTCAGCCATGTCACTGGCGACTTGATCATCACACTGGATGCCGATTTGCAGAACCCGCCGGAGGAGATCCCTCGGTTGGTCGCCACCGCAGATGAAGGCTTCGATGTGGTGGGAACGGTACGTCAGAATCGTCAGGACAGCGTATTTCGTAAGACCGCCTCACGCATGATCAACCATCTGATTCAGCGCACCACCGGAAAAGCGATGGGCGACTACGGCTGCATGCTACGCGCCTATCGCCGTCACATCGTCGATGCCATGCTGCATTGCCAGGAGCGCAGCACCTTTATCCCTATTCTGGCCAACATTTTTGCCCGTCGCGCTACGGAGATCCCGGTACATCATGCAGAGCGCGAATTTGGTGACTCCAAATACAGCTTCATGCGTCTGATCAACCTGATGTATGACCTGGTGACTTGCCTTACCACAACACCGCTTCGCATGCTGAGTCTGTTGGGCAGCGTGATCGCCGCCACGGGCTTTACCTTATCAGTCTTGCTTGTTGTTCTGCGCCTGACGCTCGGCCCACAGTGGGCCGCGGAAGGGGTATTCATGCTGTTTGCCGTCCTGTTTACCTTTATCGGCGCACAGTTTATTGGCATGGGTTTACTCGGCGAATATATCGGTCGCATCTATAACGATGTCCGCGCCCGCCCCCGCTATTTTGTTCAACACGTTATCCGCCCACAAACCACGCAGTCAACCGAGGAAAACCGCGCATGA